The sequence TTGATAAACCATGAAGGTATGAAGATCGGTCGAGTCGAAGGAACAAGTAGCATTCCTCTTTTGTAGTTCAAAGCTTGTGTacctaatttttttcaattgctATGGCTAAGGCAAAACAACATCATAAGCTCACAGTCcaaaataatccaattcaacaccagtGATGTTTGGATAGTTCTTGTGAAATTGTTGTTTCCATCGTGGGATGAACCCTTCGAGCTCCATTGTCCATGGGACATGAATTTCCACTCTTAAAACTCCATGCATGGAATTGTTATTGAAGACAGAATGATGCGTAAATAAACTACTAGTCACCTCATTGGTGCTGATCCTAACATATTAATCCTCTCCATCGTtaattttttgtcattttatattagggtaaattagtaattcaataaatagtttggtagtagggtgtactcagttaattttagggttcatttAGCAGCACTCAAAACTAAATACCCAAACCCCACATTTAACTTCATTTCTTCAACTTTTTAGAGAGTAACTTTACTCCATTCATCCTTAAACTTGTTGAAAACATTTCTAGTGTAAAAGTTCGCTGCATGTTTCAAAAGGAATTCTCCTTCATTCACAATGCGATACTTGTGTTATGATTCAAAGTCTTCATCACTTTCTCTATCCATGATCCTCTTTAGTGCTTGCTCATATTTGACAACAAACTATCTAAGATTTGTTGTCGGTGTGACGAATCcatcaaaaaaagaattaatacCCTCACTACGTCCAGTAGTGTTCATTCCCGCAAAAAAATATGCCACGATTATAAACAGGAACCCAAGAAGAACGTATATCATATAAACTATTCAACCAGTCATCATTAGCCAATTCACATTCTTTCATCAATTCCTTCCACTTTTCTTCAAATTCCTCTATCTTGTATGTTGACCGAATACATTTCTTCATTTGACTTTTGAATTTGGACTTCTTGAAGTACACATGTGACAATTTTTCTGCAAACTTCTTTTTAATATGCCAGAGGCATAACCGATGGCGAGTGTTAGGAAAAATCTTGGCAATTGCTCCTTTCATTGCCAAGTCTTGATCAGTAATAATGGAAACTGGATGACGTCCTCCCATTGCTTCAAGCCATGTCTCAAACAACCACAAAAATGTCACCTCTGTCTCATCTTGTAAAAGTGCACATCCAAATTGTATTGATTGCAAATGGTGGTTTACTCCTGTGAATGGTGCAAATGGCATATCATACCTGTTTGTCCTATAGGTTGTGTCAAATGTGACTACATCTCCAAAGTAGTTGTACACCATGTGTGATCGAGCATCCACCCAAAAGAAATTAGCTGCCCTTCTGTTTTCATCACATTGAATGgcataaaaaaattgaggaTTCTCAGTTTGCTTCTTCCTAAAGTAAGTAAGGACTAACTGTGCATCACCTCCATCCAGTTGTCTATGCCGGACATTTCTCAAGTGGTTATAACAATCTCTATTGTTAAAACCAATATGGGGGCCACCAAGGATTGAAGGAACTTTTGCAATTGGCAAATTTTCTTCATGAAATGTTTCAGTCAGAATTTTAGCTGCTTTCGGCATAACCCTATTtaacttcattttcattcttcTTTCCGGTGTAACTGGCCTGTGATTGTGAGAGTCttggaaacttgaaacttTCCATTTGTTTGACTATCTATCAAGCTTAATTCTCATACTTGCTTTGCATCCACATTTCACTGTAGAACAATTTTTACCCGTTCTCTTCATATTCTCAATCTCACTTATGTCTTTCTCATCATTCTCTTCTGAAGCCTTCTGTGATGTATTTTTAGGCACGTATTTTCCCTCATGTGCACAAACAAATTGTCTACTCGTTACCTCATCTAAACGCCTTCTTGTCTTGGAGGAAGATCGAGTTCTAATCCAGAATCCCTCTTGTCGGCCATACTCTTCATAATAGTTTCTTGCTTCTTCCATTGTGTCAAATACCATCCCTGTATATGGTGCTTTTAATTGtgtcactttcttttttggagtACTTGTTTCACCATTCACCACTTGAATTATCTCCTCTACCTATTGAACATATTAATCATTCTTAACGATGCAActtagaaaaatattatacATATGTTAATAAGATATATATGATTATGATTATCTCTACATCAAATTATTAATGCTGTTTATACCATATCTAAACTTTCATACCAGATATGGtataaacaaatgaaagatgaaatataaactttcatactgattttaaaaaataattcttatGTTAAAAGACAATCATTAATGGCactatgaattattttttaacataagaattcttaATGGCCCAGTAATTCAGCAATCCTAACATCGTATAAACTTTCATATAACAtcgtatttataaaaaaataaaaaattctgcAATCCTAATTGTCTACAGGAAGAGCTAcaacaaagataaaaaaacaaaaagataaaaaaaatctctgaTGAAGGTAACATACCAAAGATATGCACTGAGAGTTGGAGGAAATATCTTGTGTGCGCTCCAACATTTTGATGAGGCAATATTGTATTCAGATATGAGAAATTGCTTTGATATAAAAGAACTATACTGAAGATGAATTCATGGCTGCGTATATGCTGTGCATGAAGAAGGATATACTGAAGATGAATTCATGGCTGCGTATATGCTGTGCATGAAGAAGGATGAAGAAGGATAAACTGAAAAGAGTCCTTATTAGAccttaataaatatttgagattaaagatgtgagagagagagagagagagagagagagagagagagagagagagaggcatgCGAATGTGGGGTTTGGGTATTTAGTTTTTGGTAAGATTCTCTATTTATTAGATCctaataaatatttgagattaaaGAGGCAGGAGAGATTACATCTTCCAGCAAAAAGgttggagagagaaaattttccttttatttttatgagagagaataaaattaatgattgtctatttaaaaaaattaaaactacttGCCATGTAATATTTAATCTCAACCATTGAAAGTGGAGTAATCTAATGGCCCAAAAATTGTGTCAAAACTTGTGTCAAAAATATAGTGTCATGGATCCGccctctatatatatatatatatatatatatatatatatatatatatatatatatatatatatatatatatatactgtcAAAAGATGGGCCTTGGCCTTgttgattaaattaatatttcttttttatatttgaaattcaaatatatttaaacaGTTATTGCAACTGTTGGATGAAGAGGTATCAGACCTCTGTATATTAACAATTCGTCCAAACTAGAAAAACATAGAATTTTGGAATTGCATTATGATTCTCCACATATAAACACTTCCTGAGAGAAAGCATATCATTGTTCGATAGAAATCAAAGCCACAGCAGTGGCTTGGCTTTGATTTGTGATAGTTTAATCCTAGGCAGACTCCTATCAAACTACAAACACAACGGTAGATGAGAAATACTGCATAAAGGACACTGTAACTCTGTAGGACTCTATCATCCATCCAAGTcagtattttgtattttattctATTGATGtattgatttgattatttaTATAGAATATATTTCGTATTGTTTTTGTTACGTTATTTGGTTTTATCCTAATTGTTCTCCAACAAAATATACTTTGTACTTCAATGTGTCTCTTCAATGGCTATCATTGTGACTGACGTAGACCAAACTCAAGCCTCCGCCTAAGAAATTTCAGAACCTCGCTGCTTTGAATGCTTTACTTGTGttgaaaaattcttttaacAACAATGTCAGATATATGAGACTGAAATATCAGACGAGGCAATATAtgtcaaataatgaaattccaagAATACAGAAAGTGAACCGTTGAAGATGGAATGAAAATTTGTGACAATTCGCACAAccaaaaatatgagaaattataTAATGGTATGGTATCACTACGTTAGCTGATAATACTTCCACTCAAATATTGACATGTGTATTTttctaaagaaaatttaaatgttCTTCCAGCTAGAAATCGGGTCTCTATTTTAcccttcaaaataaaaataaaatgtttaaaaaatattataccACAACCACTTCTATCCAGTTCACAGTCTCCCTTCGTCGTGCCCTACCCTCCCACCTCTATCCACTTTGTAGTCCCACTccacttctccctctctctctctctgtttgtaTTCCCTTccctcccccctccccccaaCAAAGGCCCCAAATCCTTCAATCTCCTCATCTAGGTTGCCATCATCTCCCTCAAAACCTCCATATCCTAAGTTCTCTTTATTCAATTTTAAGAAGATCCGAGAAACACATCCAAAACGATCTATCAAGAAAACTTAATTAAGAAGCCCTAGAAATTCTTGATATACAGAGATAAGGTTGGCCCCATGGAATGCGATGATAAAAGCAAActattaaataaattgattctgagagagagagagagagagagagagagagagaaacatagTTGGATGAAGGAAAAGAGGGGGAGAGGTGGCAACAACGGGTAGACTCACTGTAAGCCTTGGTTGCAGTCAtcgtttttggttttttttcttcttaatattTTGTTCTAAAAGGTAAAATTGAGACCTAATGTCTAGCTggaaaaacatttaaatttaaatttttaaaagcctCAGGAAGTGttctggttaccttcaccaatgaaaatgATGGCTGCTTATANNNNNNNNNNNNNNNNNNNNNNNNNNNNNNNNNNNNNNNNNNNNNNNNNNNNNNNNNNNNNNNNNNNNNNNNNNNNNNNNNNNNNNNNNNNNNNNNNNNNNNNNNNNNNNNNNNNNNNNNNNNNNNNNNNNNNNNNNNNNNNNNNNNNNNNNNNNNNNNNNNNNNNNNNNNNNNNNNNNNNNNNNNNNNNNNNNNNNNNNNNNNNNNNNNNNNNNNNNNNNNNNNNNNNNNNNNNNNNNNNNNNNNNNNNNNNNNNNNNNNNNNNNNNNNNNNNNNNNNNNNNNNNNNNNNNNNNNNNNNNNNNNNNNNNNNNNNNNNNNNNNNNNNNNNNNNNNNNNNNNNNNNNNNNNNNNNNNNNNNNNNNNNNNNNNNNNNNNNNNNNNNNNNNNNNNNNNNNNNNNNNNNNNNNNNNNNNNNNNNNNNNNNNNNNNNNNNNNNNNNNNNNNNNNNNNNNNNNNNNNNNNNNNNNNNNNNNNNNNNNNNNNNNNNNNNNNNNNNNNNNNNNNNNNNNNNNNNNNNNNNNNNNNNNNNNNNNNNNNNNNNNNNNNNNNNNNNNNNNNNNNNNNNNNNNNNNNNNNNNNNNNNNNNNNNNNNNNNNNNNNNNNNNNNNNNNNNNNNNNNNNNNNNNNNNNNNNNNNNNNNNNNNNNNNNNNNNNNNNNNNNNNNNNNNNNNNNNNNNNNNNNNNNNNNNNNNNNNNNNNNNNNNNNNNNNNNNNNNNNNNNNNNNNNNNNNNNNNNNNNNNNNNNNNNNNNNNNNNNNNNNNNNNNNNNNNNNNNNNNNNNNNNNNNNNNNNNNNNNNNNNNNNNNNNNNNNNNNNNNNNNNNNNNNNNNNNNNNNNNNNNNNNNNNNNNNNNNNNNNNNNNNNNNNNNNNNNNNNNNNNNNNNNNNNNNNNNNNNNNNNNNNNNNNNNNNNNNNNNNNNNNNNNNNNNNNNNNNNNNNNNNNNNNNNNNNNNNNNNNNNNNNNNNNNNNNNNNNNNNNNNNNNNNNNNNNNNNNNNNNNNNNNNNNNNNNNNNNNNNNNNNNNNNNNNNNNNNNNNNNNNNNNNNNNNNNNNNNNNNNNNNNNNNNNNNNNNNNNNNNNNNNNNNNNNNNNNNNNNNNNNNNNNNNNNNNNNNNNNNNNNNNNNNNNNNNNNNNNNNNNNNNNNNNNNNNNNNNNNNNNNNNNNNNNNNNNNNNNNNNNNNNNNNNNNNNNNNNNNNNNNNNNNNNNNNNNNNNNNNNNNNNNNNNNNNNNNNNNNNNNNNNNNNNNNNNNNNNNNNNNNNNNNNNNNNNNNNNNNNNNNNNNNNNNNNNNNNNNNNNNNNNNNNNNNNNNNNNNNNNNNNNNNNNNNNNNNNNNNNNNNNNNNNNNNNNNNNNNNNNNNNNNNNNNNNNNNNNNNNNNNNNNNNNNNNNNNNNNNNNNNNNNNNNNNNNNNNNNNNNNNNNNNNNNNNNNNNNNNNNNNNNNNNNNNNNNNNNNNNNNNNNNNNNNNNNNNNNNNNNNNNNNNNNNNNNNNNNNNNNNNNNNNNNNNNNNNNNNNNNNNNNNNNNNNNNNNNNNNNNNNNNNNNNNNNNNNNNNNNNNNNNNNNNNNNNNNNNNNNNNNNNNNNNNNNNNNNNNNNNNNNNNNNNNNNNNNNNNNNNNNNNNNNNNNNNNNNNNNNNNNNNNNNNNNNNNNNNNNNNNNNNNNNNNNNNNNNNNNNNNNNNNNNNNNNNNNNNNNNNNNNNNNNNNNNNNNNNNNNNNNNNNNNNNNNNNNNNNNNNNNNNNNNNNNNNNNNNNNNNNNNNNNNNNNNNNNNNNNNNNNNNNNNNNNNNNNNNNNNNNNNNNNNNNNNNNNNNNNNNNNNNNNNNNNNNNNNNNNNNNNNNNNNNNNNNNNNNNNNNNNNNNNNNNNNNNNNNNNNNNNNNNNNNNNNNNNNNNNNNNNNNNNNNNNNNNNNNNNNNNNNNNNNNNNNNNNNNNNNNNNNNNNNNNNNNNNNNNNNNNNNNNNNNNNNNNNNNNNNNNNNNNNNNNNNNNNNNNNNNNNNNNNNNNNNNNNNNNNNNNNNNNNNNNNNNNNNNNNNNNNNNNNNNNNNNNNNNNNNNNNNNNNNNNNNNNNNNNNNNNNNNNNNNNNNNNNNNNNNNNNNNNNNNNNNNNNNNNNNNNNNNNNNNNNNNNNNNNNNNNNNNNNNNNNNNNNNNNNNNNNNNNNNNNNNNNNNNNNNNNNNNNNNNNNNNNNNNNNNNNNNNNNNNNNNNNNNNNNNNNNNNNNNNNNNNNNNNNNNNNNNNNNNNNNNNNNNNNNNNNNNNNNNNNNNNNNNNNNNNNNNNNNNNNNNNNNNNNNNNNNNNNNNNNNNNNNNNNNNNNNNNNNNNNNNNNNNNNNNNNNNNNNNNNNNNNNNNNNNNNNNNNNNNNNNNNNNNNNNNNNNNNNNNNNNNNNNNNNNNNNNNNNNNNNNNNNNNNNNNNNNNNNNNNNNNNNNNNNNNNNNNNNNNNNNNNNNNNNNNNNNNNNNNNNNNNNNNNNNNNNNNNNNNNNNNNNNNNNNNNNNNNNNNNNNNNNNNNNNNNNNNNNNNNNNNNNNNNNNNNNNNNNNNNNNNNNNNNNNNNNNNNNNNNNNNNNNNNNNNNNNNNNNNNNNNNNNNNNNNNNNNNTGGTTTAAGCCTCTGAGTAGAAGgttttcatttcttccttctctcccCTTTTAGTCTTCGAGTCCTCTGTTGGTTTTCTCTAAGGTCTGACCCGTGAGTCCTTTTTGCTAGATCAGTAAGTCCCCAGGGAGGGCGTGTGTGCTGGGCAGGAGacagaaaattgagaaaattaatAGGTTGCTTAGAGTCTAAACGGTCGGTTTAGGATCTactgttcatcttcttcctcagatAGCCAAACCCAGTTATTTGAGTAGTCATGAGTCGTCTATTTAGAACAAAGTCTTGTAATTCTGCCAGTTCTAGTACTAGCATAAGTCGACTCCCAGAGATAGTTaatgaagaacaatttgaatataattCCAGTAGTAAAGAACAATTAGATTTCAGAGATTGGAACATACCTAAAATCCCAAGTCAGAAAATCTATAAGAAACATTGGTTGCCTTCTAGTTTTAATAGTACAACACATGTCAAAACAGTTGAACAAGTATACGCTTTAAGTAAAGAACATGAAACTTGCCAGTTGCTTAATCTTGAGTCTATTCTGAAACATAAGAAAGATGATAATAATTTCTTGCATATTGGTCTAGTTCAAGTTGCTGTCAAGCCTTTGACACGGTTAGGGTTGAAAGCCTCAATCCTGCTATGTCTTCGTGATGCTAGATTCACCGAATTTAGCGATAGTACCCTTGGAATCATTGAGTCCAGTCTGTGTAATGGCCCTGTCCATTTTGACTGCTATCCCGATTTCACTGTAAGCCTTAGTGATCCTCATATCCTGAGAACTTTGACTCTGAATATTAAGACTGAAGGTTATAATGTCCTCCCAGGAACCCAACCTTTAGCCCTAGTTTACAGAATCTACTATAAGGTCACAGGAACTAATATGAATTTCCAAGCCCTTAATaaaagcccgaaggatcaaaCCGTCCTGATCCAGAGTCATACCTCAGACGCCCATATACAAGTCCCCCATACTATCAAGTGGTCTGAAGTTGCCCTTCCAAAAGATTGGACCTTAGTTACCGAGAGCCAACCAGCTCCGATCCAGCGTAGTCTAAACAATTTAGACTACATCCAACAATACTTAGATGGCACAGTTAAGATTCAGTTCGACAGTCATCCTTTACGAAAGTCTAATGTCCAGTTACAGCAGTTGCCAACCCCTGGTCAGTCCCAGAGGCATGCCCCTGCTCGGCATTCCTTTGCTGCCTCTTCCTCCACTCTAGAACGAGACCTAGAGTTAGAAAAGGCCATGATCGATTTCAAACTTGAGTCTCTGAGAAAAACCTCTCAGGTCACCCAACCTTGCTACAGCACGGTTCCAGTTCAAGAAGACAAGTCAGAGTCACCTGAGTCACCTACCCAGTCTGACTTTGTAGTTGAAAATCAGCTTAGAACCCTCAGTaaagaatttgaaattaattggGTAAGTCTAAATCGTCATCTAAAAGCCCCTGAATACAAGCCAAGGCGAGATCTTTATCATCAAGCCTATCCTAATAGCAAACACCGAGATATGATCTTTAAACAATGGAAAGATTATATGCGGTCAgccaaagttgaaattttctaccttgattttattgaaagCCGTTATATGACTAGTGATGAATTAAAAACCCTGactaaagaaaaatggaaactaGTTGATAAATCTGTAGTAGAGTCGAGTCACCCTCCAGTAGAAACAATTATAATAGAACACCAGAAAGCGCCAGTTGCCGCCACTCCTTTCAAAACCTTTGAAAGCAGTGATCCTAATAGAAAACTAattgaacaaaacaattacACGAACCAGAGTCTAATCACCATAGGTAAACAATTAGATACAATTGAAACCAAAGTTGATCTACTGAGTCTGCCTGTTGCAGACTCCAGACCCAGGCACAAAGTTGAAAAACCCATAGTTCAATTTCAAGAACTAAAAACAAGTCCAGTTTTAAAAGTTAACTCCACAATGAAAAAGATAGAAGACATGTTAGCACAATTGACCCCGGTCAAGCCCGAGAAAGGTGATACATCTGGTATTAAAACACTAGATGCTTTTGCCACTTCTCATTCTGAGTCCGAT comes from Prunus dulcis chromosome 6, ALMONDv2, whole genome shotgun sequence and encodes:
- the LOC117630428 gene encoding protein FAR1-RELATED SEQUENCE 5-like, giving the protein MPKAAKILTETFHEENLPIAKVPSILGGPHIGFNNRDCYNHLRNVRHRQLDGGDAQLVLTYFRKKQTENPQFFYAIQCDENRRAANFFWVDARSHMVYNYFGDVVTFDTTYRTNRYDMPFAPFTGVNHHLQSIQFGCALLQDETEVTFLWLFETWLEAMGGRHPVSIITDQDLAMKGAIAKIFPNTRHRLCLWHIKKKFAEKLSHVYFKKSKFKSQMKKCIRSTYKIEEFEEKWKELMKECELANDDWLNSLYDIRSSWVPVYNRGIFFCGNEHYWT